The genomic DNA CCGAAGAGCGCAGCGCGGAGACTGGGATCACGGGAAGGTGGGTTAGAGTTTTTCGTGTGCGTGAACGGTCACTTGCACGGAACCTGCTGGCTCATTCCGCTTTCGTCGTCGTCAGACGAAGAGGATCGTGTGAGAAGATCTTTTACCATATACTCTTCTCTGTACCGATTAAGCTTATAACCGATTCGGTTGGTTTGAAGGTGTAGATTATCTTGGTACACTatctgatctttttttgttgagaaTAGTCTTGCACAGCTCAAAAACGACCCTGAGTTGGCTGTAGTCATCTTGGGGATGTTAGAAGAGTTCAACGGGGTATCTTGTTGCAAAGTCAAGTTGATGAAGACGACTAAACGATGGAAGAAGGTCATaggtttttgtcttttgtctgACCTTTGAATCTGTTTACTTCTCTGTCTTTTCTCTTTGATCTTACCATCTTTAGTCAGGGgattgttttaaaagaaatagaTTCGGTTTCAGTtgactttttttgttaactGATTTAAAGATGTTACTTGAGTTTCTTTCTCTGTCACGatcacacacaaaagaaaggTATTCTTGGTTAGAACCggccaaaaccaaaccaaatcaattcAGGACCAAAACAATTGATTTTGAGGAGCGAAGTGGCTGGCTATTGAGGAGGCACATTTATAGAGAAGAAAACCATCGGTTTAAGCCAGTTGAAGGAACTGGATAAATAGGACCAACACGTCTTCAGTTTACGTCTCAAAttctagtgtatatatatatatatatatagtatctgCTTCTTGttgctattttgttttgttattgtctCAAACTATTCTTGGTTCTATAACGTCTCTacatattctaaaaaaaaaaagctcccaACACGGAGATGAGAATGGAATATAACGTCTCTACATATGCATCTGCAAAGTACATAGTGTCACAATTGTCAATGGACTTGTCTAAGTCCTCGGTAACGAGAGAAACTTACAGTGGTGAGACCCAATAGGCTGAGACGCGTGTGTGGAGCTTCTGTGGTCTCTCCTCGGATGATACCATGGCCGTTCGAAACACTACAGTTATTCTCACCTAAAGGACTAACTGAACGGGGCTTATATATGTTTCAATGACAAaccactttatttttttttcctttcgtACGTTCTGATATCTAATAGATTTAGTAGTCAACAGCATCATCATTCAACACACGTGATTCACGCGATATGAAACGTGACAATAACAAAAGTGAAACATGGGGAGAAGTACTTTTATAGATCAACAAGTCTAAGTGTATAAAGAATCTTTTTCAAGTTTTCGTCcactcaaaccaaaacaaatttcaGTGATAATTAAGGGAGCTTCATCTTTCAATAAAGAAGCGAATCTCCAGCTACAATGGAAGAAAAACTTGCACAAAAGCAGATTGCTTTTTAGCTAAAAGCAAACCAATAAAAAGagtatgaagaagaaagaaactagataaaaaaaattctgttttcttttgatatagAAAAGACAAAGACAATCACATTTTTCCAAAGCGTGGAATCAAAGCAAACCGATTGGAAACAAAAATCCATAATCCCCACTAAATTTTTGTTCATATAAACCAATGACCATAATTAAACATTCATGTAAAACAAAGAGAGGATgcagagaggaaaagaaaatgatgaCAAGAGAGGCTTTTGTCGCTGGTTTTTCAGGTTAGTGGTCGTTAAACTCATGGCGAGTGACAAGGAAGGCAACTCTGTGACAAAGAAACTGATCAAGAACGAATCAAAATCAGACATCACTATTTATTTCAAGCAACGAGAAGACTCGGATGACAACGCTAATCCCATCAATAATACCTCAGGCTCCGAGAAAGAGAGGGTGATCATGCTTGTTAATGGTAATAACGTCCCAAAGAAGAGCATATCATCGGGTGAGCAAAGCATTAGGCGATCTCAGAATGGAGCTGATAAATCACAGCCGAAGCCGCTTTTGAATGATATAAATAGGAAATCACATGCTTTCATTGAGAGTAGACTCGAGAAGATGCGAAAAGGCTTATAGCCAAGTTCATGATGACCTCTCTGTTTTGCACAGACAGACCCTTCTTTCTTCGCCTCATTATTCATATCATCTACTATGTCTTAAGGAATCCTATCTAAGATTTTCATCAATTCATTTATATTATTGCCTGCATATTCTCATAATTAAATTACATCTTTGTATGTATACTTGTATTTTGAAACATTATTTATTGCATACTATCAGATATATATAAGAACTTATTTCACAGGTGTTGCAGGCATTTTAGTCgtaaagtgatatatatataataacttgtATAGTTGTATGTATTTTACCAACCATGATTGACAGGTTTCATTCTCCATACTGATAAGCAGATTGGGGAATCAAATCATAATAAGGAAAAtgtaacaaaattattattccCCTCTATTCATTGTCCATGATGTGATAAGTTCATTCTTTGCCTAATTAGAGATGTTTGTACCTTAGATTCATTTCTCCATATTTTATTA from Camelina sativa cultivar DH55 chromosome 7, Cs, whole genome shotgun sequence includes the following:
- the LOC104699577 gene encoding uncharacterized protein LOC104699577, which translates into the protein MQRGKENDDKRGFCRWFFRLVVVKLMASDKEGNSVTKKLIKNESKSDITIYFKQREDSDDNANPINNTSGSEKERVIMLVNGNNVPKKSISSGEQSIRRSQNGADKSQPKPLLNDINRKSHAFIESRLEKMRKGL